In Methanofollis fontis, the following proteins share a genomic window:
- a CDS encoding ATP-binding cassette domain-containing protein, whose product MAGTHGDRTAEPESIIRIEHLSKVFRDGRRQVKAVDDVSFEVQKGEIFGLLGPNGAGKSTIIRILTTLLRPTSGKAFVGPYDVVRHPEEIRRVIGVCPQTSTLDLELTAYDNLDFYGNLLDIDPRHLDARIRELLDMADLTDRAHAPVQTLSGGMRRKLEIVRAFIHRPLILFLDEPTIGLDPESRREVWQQVTALNQEETTIILTTHYMDEAEKFCDRIAFVDRGRLLRLDTTENLKHSLPAGDVIEIGIEAVDEEALRDLRADRRLTSVEVREHKLIISAENGSRLLPSIVETFERHAIPMTSIAIRSPSIEDVFIYLTGRRLDGGRGEPAGPPRKRGDRP is encoded by the coding sequence ATGGCCGGGACACACGGCGACCGCACAGCCGAGCCTGAGAGTATCATCAGGATAGAGCACCTCTCCAAGGTCTTCAGGGACGGGCGGCGCCAGGTGAAGGCGGTGGACGACGTCTCCTTTGAGGTGCAAAAAGGAGAGATCTTCGGCCTGCTGGGTCCGAACGGTGCCGGGAAAAGCACGATCATCCGCATCCTCACCACCCTGCTGCGGCCCACGTCGGGAAAGGCATTCGTCGGCCCCTACGACGTCGTACGCCATCCCGAGGAGATCCGTCGGGTGATCGGGGTCTGCCCCCAGACCAGCACGCTCGACCTCGAACTCACCGCCTACGACAACCTGGACTTCTACGGCAACCTGCTGGACATCGATCCCCGACACCTCGACGCCAGGATCCGGGAACTCCTCGATATGGCCGACCTCACCGACCGCGCCCATGCCCCGGTGCAGACGCTCTCGGGCGGGATGAGGAGGAAACTCGAGATCGTGCGGGCCTTCATCCACCGGCCCCTCATTCTCTTTCTGGACGAACCGACGATCGGCCTGGACCCGGAGTCCAGGCGGGAGGTCTGGCAGCAGGTGACCGCCCTGAACCAGGAGGAGACGACGATCATCCTGACCACCCACTATATGGACGAGGCGGAGAAGTTCTGCGACCGCATCGCCTTCGTGGATCGGGGGCGCCTTCTCCGCCTCGACACCACCGAGAACCTCAAGCACTCCCTCCCTGCAGGGGACGTCATCGAGATCGGGATTGAGGCGGTGGATGAGGAGGCCCTGAGAGACCTCCGGGCGGACCGCCGCCTCACCTCCGTGGAGGTGCGGGAGCACAAACTCATCATATCAGCCGAGAACGGGAGCCGTCTGCTTCCCTCGATCGTCGAGACCTTCGAGCGGCACGCCATCCCCATGACCTCGATCGCCATCCGCTCCCCCTCGATCGAGGACGTCTTCATCTATCTCACCGGCAGGCGGCTGGACGGCGGGAGGGGAGAGCCCGCCGGGCCCCCCCGGAAGAGGGGGGACCGTCCATGA
- a CDS encoding ABC transporter permease: MMRGAIAIFRRDFKKFMGNPVIIVMTLFMPIIYLIVFGNAMGGTITHIPIGVAQEEAFGDETPLFLAAVDGLRHYHMDDNPQIFDVTVFSGEVTAKKAFADGRVMAIAIFPMEVSDDRPVRLYLDSSEYMIPDLIQSGVSSVMAQSGAKNPLQVSKVYGDIDYIQFFGVGVIVMAIFMTTMMGGGIGLIRDRENGIIEGYLVTPVKRSSIILGIIASGTVKAFMAGFIIFLVDIFVAGVTVHSMETFLMVLAVLFVISIGITSLVVSFSSRFSAQQEYASVVAFLNLILFMTSGAFYPVLGMPDWLRWIATINPEYYAIHALRSLILRGQAALIGMDLLAIFIFSGIAIALGITTYRRTLE; encoded by the coding sequence ATGATGCGGGGGGCCATCGCCATCTTCAGGCGGGACTTCAAGAAGTTCATGGGCAACCCGGTGATCATCGTGATGACCCTGTTCATGCCCATTATCTACCTCATCGTCTTCGGGAACGCCATGGGCGGGACGATCACCCATATCCCCATCGGGGTGGCGCAGGAGGAAGCGTTCGGGGACGAGACGCCCCTTTTCCTTGCGGCCGTCGACGGTCTCCGCCACTATCACATGGACGACAACCCGCAGATTTTCGACGTCACGGTCTTCTCCGGGGAAGTGACCGCAAAGAAGGCATTTGCCGACGGGAGGGTGATGGCCATTGCAATCTTCCCCATGGAGGTCTCAGACGATCGCCCGGTCCGCCTCTACCTGGACAGTTCGGAGTACATGATCCCGGACCTGATCCAGTCGGGGGTGAGCAGCGTGATGGCGCAGTCGGGGGCAAAGAACCCGTTGCAGGTCTCGAAGGTCTACGGCGACATCGACTACATCCAGTTCTTCGGGGTCGGGGTCATCGTGATGGCGATCTTCATGACCACGATGATGGGCGGCGGGATTGGCCTGATCCGCGATAGGGAGAACGGGATCATCGAGGGCTACCTGGTCACGCCGGTGAAGCGGTCGAGCATCATCCTCGGGATCATCGCCAGCGGCACGGTCAAGGCATTCATGGCCGGGTTCATCATTTTTCTGGTCGATATCTTCGTGGCGGGCGTGACGGTCCACAGCATGGAGACCTTCCTGATGGTGCTCGCCGTCCTCTTCGTCATCAGCATCGGGATCACGAGTCTGGTGGTCTCGTTTAGCTCGCGGTTCTCCGCCCAGCAGGAGTACGCCTCGGTGGTGGCGTTCCTGAACCTCATCCTGTTCATGACCAGCGGGGCGTTCTACCCGGTGCTCGGCATGCCGGACTGGCTCCGCTGGATCGCCACAATCAACCCGGAGTACTATGCGATCCATGCCCTGCGGAGCCTGATCCTCCGGGGGCAGGCGGCCCTCATCGGCATGGACCTGCTGGCGATCTTCATCTTCTCCGGCATCGCCATCGCCCTCGGGATCACGACCTATCGGCGGACGCTGGAGTGA
- the radB gene encoding DNA repair and recombination protein RadB yields the protein MRLSRLSTGSAPLDDLLGGGLERRTITQVYGEPGSGKSTLAIMAAVSCLRGGESVVFIDTEGFSADRFEQIAGEEAEALAERLYLFEPSDFVQEGAMIGEAEALLRAKNVGLIVMDSATALYRSELGTMKDALRTLSRHMVLLLGYAKKYEIPVLITNQVYMDVDTDVFFGLGGTSLGHISKAILRIERRGGTRRIVLEKHRSRPADTSFDYVIVEEGIRGV from the coding sequence ATGAGGCTCTCGCGCCTTTCCACGGGTTCCGCCCCCCTCGATGACCTCCTGGGCGGCGGTCTGGAGCGGCGGACGATCACGCAGGTCTATGGCGAACCCGGCAGCGGGAAGAGCACCCTTGCGATCATGGCGGCGGTCTCCTGCCTGCGGGGGGGCGAGTCGGTGGTGTTCATCGATACCGAGGGCTTCTCGGCCGACCGCTTCGAGCAGATCGCAGGTGAGGAGGCCGAGGCCCTGGCCGAACGCCTCTACCTCTTCGAACCATCGGATTTCGTCCAGGAGGGGGCGATGATCGGCGAGGCCGAGGCGCTGCTGCGGGCGAAGAATGTCGGGCTGATCGTCATGGACTCGGCCACGGCCCTCTACCGCTCAGAACTCGGGACGATGAAGGACGCCCTCCGCACCCTCTCCCGCCATATGGTGCTGCTTTTAGGGTATGCGAAGAAGTACGAGATCCCGGTGCTGATCACCAACCAGGTGTATATGGACGTGGACACCGACGTCTTCTTCGGGCTGGGCGGCACCTCCCTCGGGCATATTTCGAAGGCGATCCTGCGGATCGAGCGGCGGGGCGGTACGCGGAGGATCGTGCTGGAGAAGCACCGGTCGAGACCGGCGGATACCTCGTTCGATTATGTGATCGTGGAGGAGGGGATCCGGGGGGTGTGA
- the dapF gene encoding diaminopimelate epimerase: protein MQIPFTKLHGNGNDFILIDETAGPVIPDEMKADFAAVYCDRRFGIGGDGVLFLLPSESADVRMRLFQPDRSEAEMCGNGIRCLAKFAFEAGYMGEKATVETMAGIMAVEMGYNGDGYFWATIEMPAPAFTRSTIPATGEGDYKEEIGPFTVHATNTGVPHAVIFVDDVEAVDVAVAAPPIRRHPTFPNGANVNFVQVTGEASIRIRTFERGIEGETESCGTGATASAAVAHHLGLVGDEVEVETNGGPLVISLGERTLMRGPAETVYYGVIEA, encoded by the coding sequence ATGCAAATTCCGTTCACCAAACTCCACGGCAACGGCAACGACTTCATACTGATCGACGAAACAGCTGGTCCGGTCATCCCTGACGAGATGAAGGCGGATTTCGCCGCCGTCTACTGCGACCGGCGGTTCGGCATCGGCGGCGACGGCGTGCTCTTCCTCCTCCCCTCTGAGAGCGCCGATGTGCGGATGCGCCTCTTCCAGCCCGACCGGAGCGAGGCGGAGATGTGCGGAAACGGCATCCGCTGCCTTGCAAAATTTGCCTTCGAGGCCGGATACATGGGCGAGAAGGCCACGGTCGAGACGATGGCCGGCATCATGGCAGTGGAAATGGGATACAACGGCGATGGGTATTTCTGGGCGACGATCGAGATGCCTGCACCGGCGTTCACACGCTCCACCATTCCCGCCACCGGGGAGGGAGATTACAAGGAGGAGATCGGCCCCTTCACCGTCCATGCAACGAATACCGGCGTGCCGCATGCCGTGATCTTCGTCGACGACGTGGAGGCCGTCGATGTGGCGGTGGCCGCACCGCCAATCCGCCGCCACCCGACCTTCCCGAACGGCGCCAACGTGAACTTCGTGCAGGTCACCGGCGAGGCCTCGATCCGGATCCGCACCTTTGAGCGGGGCATCGAGGGCGAGACCGAGTCCTGCGGCACCGGGGCCACAGCCTCGGCGGCGGTCGCCCACCACCTCGGTCTCGTCGGCGACGAGGTGGAGGTCGAGACAAACGGCGGACCGCTCGTGATATCCCTGGGGGAGCGGACCCTGATGCGGGGTCCGGCGGAGACGGTGTATTACGGCGTCATCGAGGCGTGA
- a CDS encoding helix-turn-helix transcriptional regulator — translation MGDLTGTLFLSNKRKKLLLFLKNGVRTWDEIKTNLNVTASGMLPQIHVLENEGLIIRSGKKYRLSDQGMLIVHFMEPLVSTIESLENNKNFWKEHNISAIPLKMLQRLSELKNTSVTECSIEESFEPHTHLLDNIEKSFSLKGISPIVNPMYPHFFLNGAKQGKNVSLILTRNAFEKIGKDYSPYLEEGLQYGNAALYVYHGNIRFASFVTEVYFSLSLFYHNEAFDSIRDLVSTDPSAIAWGNDLFSHYLALSERITQYQLTNE, via the coding sequence ATGGGGGATCTTACCGGCACTCTCTTCCTCTCTAATAAGCGGAAAAAGCTCCTACTCTTCCTTAAAAATGGGGTTCGGACTTGGGATGAAATTAAAACAAATCTTAATGTTACTGCAAGTGGTATGCTGCCACAGATACATGTCCTCGAAAATGAAGGATTAATTATTCGTTCAGGTAAAAAGTATCGATTAAGTGATCAAGGAATGCTCATCGTACATTTCATGGAACCACTGGTTTCCACCATTGAGTCCCTTGAGAACAACAAAAATTTCTGGAAAGAGCATAATATCAGCGCCATTCCATTGAAGATGCTTCAACGTTTGTCAGAGTTAAAAAACACCAGCGTCACGGAATGTAGCATAGAGGAGAGTTTCGAGCCTCACACCCACCTCCTCGACAATATTGAAAAATCATTCAGTCTGAAGGGAATTTCGCCAATCGTGAATCCGATGTATCCCCATTTTTTTTTGAATGGGGCAAAACAGGGTAAAAATGTCTCACTGATACTCACAAGGAATGCTTTCGAGAAAATCGGGAAAGATTATTCACCCTATCTTGAAGAAGGATTGCAATATGGAAATGCGGCCCTGTATGTCTATCACGGCAACATTCGTTTCGCCTCTTTCGTAACCGAAGTCTACTTCTCTCTATCCCTGTTTTATCATAACGAAGCGTTTGACTCGATAAGAGATCTGGTTAGCACCGATCCCTCAGCAATCGCATGGGGAAACGATCTCTTTTCCCATTACTTGGCTCTATCAGAAAGGATTACACAGTACCAGCTTACGAATGAATAA
- the larC gene encoding nickel pincer cofactor biosynthesis protein LarC: MRLLLLDPFHGAAGDMAIGALLDAGADEAQVRAAMASVVADPVFSRTERCGIGAVRVETRAGHAHRSLDEVLAIVEGADAPAAAIARARRVYGRIARAEESVHGHAPHFHEVGADDAIADVIGACTALESLHVDAVAVMPVALGRGTVRSAHGVIPVPAPATLAVLRESDLETVVGGGEGELCTPTGAALLAEFSTVRADRIGAARVIASGYGAGSRDPEGVPNVLRAVVMESEEGSGGDTVDLLETNVDDVTGEVLAHAMECLFAAGARDVSVIPATMKKGRAGHLVRVVCRPADSARLSTMMATELGTLGVRCISSVHRLTAERRMVLVTTEYAGERREIAVKVASLEGSVYSVKAESDEVRAWAEDLGVPVRHLARIVEEAAWHDLEGEGR, from the coding sequence ATGCGGCTTCTCCTTCTTGATCCATTCCACGGTGCGGCGGGTGATATGGCGATCGGGGCCCTCCTCGATGCCGGTGCGGACGAGGCGCAGGTCCGTGCGGCGATGGCCTCGGTGGTGGCGGACCCCGTCTTCTCCCGGACCGAACGCTGCGGGATCGGGGCGGTCCGCGTGGAGACGCGGGCCGGGCACGCCCACCGCAGCCTCGACGAGGTGCTTGCCATCGTGGAGGGTGCGGACGCCCCGGCGGCGGCGATTGCACGTGCACGCCGGGTCTATGGGCGGATCGCCCGGGCAGAGGAGAGCGTCCACGGTCATGCCCCGCACTTCCACGAGGTGGGGGCGGACGATGCGATTGCCGACGTGATCGGGGCGTGCACGGCGCTCGAAAGCCTGCACGTGGACGCCGTGGCGGTGATGCCGGTGGCCCTGGGGAGGGGGACGGTCCGCTCGGCCCATGGCGTCATCCCGGTCCCGGCGCCGGCGACGCTGGCGGTGTTGCGGGAGTCGGACCTTGAAACCGTCGTCGGCGGCGGGGAGGGGGAGCTCTGCACCCCGACGGGCGCCGCCCTGCTTGCCGAGTTCTCGACCGTCCGGGCGGACCGGATCGGTGCGGCGAGGGTGATCGCCAGCGGATACGGCGCCGGCAGCCGCGACCCCGAGGGGGTGCCCAATGTGCTCAGGGCGGTCGTGATGGAATCCGAAGAGGGTTCGGGCGGCGACACGGTGGACCTGCTGGAGACGAATGTGGATGATGTCACCGGGGAGGTGCTTGCCCATGCGATGGAGTGCCTGTTTGCGGCCGGGGCCAGGGATGTATCGGTGATACCGGCGACGATGAAGAAGGGGCGGGCGGGCCACCTGGTGCGGGTGGTCTGTCGGCCGGCCGATTCCGCCCGCCTCTCGACGATGATGGCCACAGAACTCGGCACCCTGGGGGTGCGTTGCATCTCCTCGGTCCACCGCCTCACCGCAGAACGCCGGATGGTACTGGTGACAACCGAGTATGCCGGCGAGCGCCGGGAGATCGCGGTGAAGGTCGCCTCCCTGGAGGGTTCGGTGTATTCGGTGAAGGCCGAGTCCGATGAGGTGCGGGCGTGGGCCGAGGACCTGGGCGTGCCGGTGCGGCACCTGGCCCGGATCGTCGAGGAGGCGGCATGGCATGACCTGGAGGGGGAGGGGCGATGA